One Deltaproteobacteria bacterium genomic region harbors:
- a CDS encoding deoxynucleoside kinase yields the protein MENARYIAVEGPIGVGKTSLAELIVREFNGRYILEDVESNPFIRNFYKDRRKFAFQTQLFFLLSRYQQQRDLSQQGLFNKVTVTDYILAKDRIFAYLNLDENEFSLYEQVYRLLDARVTKPDLVIFLQANTDILIERIRKRNKDYERNIEEGYLEELCEAYNNFFFYYTETPLLVVNTSDIDFVNSPDDLSSLVKEIRSVRGGVHYYIPVSA from the coding sequence ATGGAAAATGCCAGATATATTGCTGTTGAGGGACCAATCGGTGTTGGCAAGACAAGTTTAGCAGAACTTATTGTCAGGGAATTTAACGGCAGATATATTTTAGAAGATGTAGAGTCAAACCCATTTATCAGAAATTTTTATAAAGACAGAAGGAAGTTTGCATTTCAAACCCAGTTATTTTTTCTTCTCTCGAGGTATCAGCAGCAGAGGGATTTAAGCCAGCAGGGGCTTTTTAATAAGGTGACGGTAACAGATTATATATTGGCGAAGGACAGGATTTTTGCCTATCTTAACCTTGATGAAAATGAATTTTCACTTTACGAGCAGGTTTATAGACTTTTGGATGCAAGGGTAACAAAACCTGACTTGGTAATATTTTTACAGGCTAATACAGATATTCTGATAGAGAGGATTAGAAAACGAAATAAAGATTACGAAAGAAATATTGAGGAAGGTTATCTTGAAGAGTTATGTGAGGCATACAATAATTTTTTCTTCTATTATACAGAAACACCGCTTTTAGTTGTAAATACCTCTGATATAGATTTCGTAAACAGCCCCGATGACCTATCCAGCCTTGTAAAAGAGATAAGGTCTGTACGGGGCGGCGTTCACTACTA